A stretch of the Malus sylvestris chromosome 10, drMalSylv7.2, whole genome shotgun sequence genome encodes the following:
- the LOC126585106 gene encoding late embryogenesis abundant protein-like, translated as MAQIRDEYGNPVQLTDEHGNPVKLTDELGNPIHLTGVATTGGTGTEAHTGAAPHVPGSGTTGGYGEHGGAAGVTGGHGMFGGKQTSDQSPGYGIGVGVVEHRQQQPHGSLGSELRRSGSSSSSSSSEDDGQGGRRKKGLKEKIKDKLGGGKQKDDQQQAKTQGHGHETEVVQTTRVTTEPEKKSMMEKIRDKLPGHHSHQ; from the exons ATTAGAGACGAGTACGGAAACCCGGTGCAGCTCACAGACGAACATGGAAACCCTGTCAAACTGACAGACGAGCTTGGAAACCCTATTCACCTCACAGGCGTGGCCACCACGGGCGGAACTGGCACTGAAGCACACACTGGTGCAGCTCCGCATGTTCCCGGCTCTGGAACCACCGGAGGGTATGGAGAGCATGGTGGCGCTGCTGGAGTTACGGGAGGGCATGGCATGTTTGGTGGCAAACAAACAAGTGATCAATCTCCTGGGTACGGTATTGGTGTTGGTGTCGTTGAGCATCGGCAACAGCAGCCCCATGGCAGTCTTGGTAGTGAACTCCGCCGTTCCGGCAGCTCTAGCTCAAGCTCCAGC TCTGAGGATGATGGGCAAGgtgggaggaggaagaagggacTGAAGGAGAAAATAAAGGACAAACTCGGTGGTGGGAAGCAGAAGGACGATCAGCAGCAAGCAAAGACACAGGGCCATGGACATGAAACCGAAGTTGTTCAAACCACCAGAGTCACAACCGAGCCTGAGAAGAAAAGCATGATGGAGAAGATCAGGGACAAGTTGCCTGGTCATCATAGCCACCAGTGA